The genomic stretch CGCTCGACACCGCCGAGTCCACCTCCGACGCCGTCAGCCTGCGGCGGCACACGTACGAGGCTCTGTGGCACACGCCGGGCCGAGCAGTTGTGGACGTCGGCTGTGGCACGGGTCGCGCCGTGTCCGAGTTGGGCGCCGGCGCGGTCGGGATCGACACCGACCCCACGATGCTGGACGCCGCGCGGGCCCGGTTCCCCGGCATCGACGTACGGGAGGCCGACGCGGCTGCCCTGCCGTTCGCCGACGCCTCGGTGCTGGGTTATCGCGCCGACAAGGTCTATCACGTGCTGCCCGACCCCGACGCCGCGCTGGCCGAGGCCCGGCGGGTGCTGGCCCCCGGCGGGCGGATCGTGCTGGTCGGGCAGGACTGGGACGCCGTCGTCATCGAGTCAGGGCTGCCGGCAGTGACCCGGCGGATCGTGCACGCCCGCGCCGACACGATCGAGCACCCGCGGATCGCCCGCTCCTATCGGAACCTGCTGCTCGACCACGGCTTCGACGACGTCACGCTGACCGTGCACACGGCCGTGTTCACCGAACCCGGCGTCCGGAAGTTGCTGACCGGGCATGCCGAAGCCGCACTCGAAGCCGGGGCGATCACCGCGGCCGAGGCGGACGCTTGGCTGGCCGATCAGGCCCGGCGCGCCGAGACCGGCCGCCTGCTCCTGGTCATCCCGATGTTCCTGGCCGCCGCGACCCGCCCTCGACCGTCTGCCGCGTCCCGATGACCGACGGCAGGCGCAGCGTCTCCTCGCCGGCGCTCGGGCCCGACCAGACGTCGCGCCCGGTGGTCCCCGCCAGGACCCCGGGCGCGCCCCCGATGGGTGTTACTTGGTACCGCTGCTGGACAGCGGGCCTGGGGCGGCGGCCGTCTTGCCGCCGTCGGGCCTGATCGCGAACCACTTGCCGTTGAGGCCCTGGCCGTTGATGTCGCCGGCCTTGGCGTCGTCGACGAAGAAGTAGACCGGCCAGCCGTTGATCGTGACCTGGCAGGTGCCGTCGGCCCGCTCGACGTAGCCCACGATCTTGGGGTCGATGCCGTCCGGGAAGATCTTGCCCGGGCTCTTGATCAGCAACGGCGGCCAGGCCGTCGCGCAGTCGCCGTTGCAGTTCGACTTGGGCGGCTTGTTCGAGTCGTTGTCGAAGCGGTACAGCGTACGGCCGGCGCCGTCGGTCACGTACGTGCCGATCTGCTCGTTCTCGGTGGCGTTGAGCTCGACCGTCTTGCTGCCCTTGGTCCGCGACCTCGGCGGGGTGATGTCCTTGTCGGACGGGCCGCTGAAGATCTTGACCCAGCGCTGGGTCTTCGCGACCGTGGGCGCCTTCTTCTGCGCCTGGTTCGCGGTCTCGGCCTGGTTCGCGGCTTCCGCTTCGTTCGCGACCGGCTGCTCGTCCACCGGCGGGTTGGCCTCGATTCCGGCCAGGTCGGGCAGCTCACCCGGGCCCTGCGGATTCGGCGGCGGTTGCGTGCCCTGTCCGTTCTGCGCGTCCTGCCCGTTGTCCTGGATGGCCTGGGTCGCGGCCGCCGGCGCCGGCTCGGGGGCGCCCTGGCTTCCGCAAGCTGAAACCCCCGCCAGGCCGGCGGCCAGAATCGCCGTGACGTAGATCTTCCGCATGGCTGTCTCCCGTCTCAGATCTTCGAGGCCTGACCTCCACACGCCGGCGTTCGCGGGCTGGTTCACCCGG from Paractinoplanes brasiliensis encodes the following:
- a CDS encoding methyltransferase domain-containing protein translates to MGYLNTETLIKALDTAESTSDAVSLRRHTYEALWHTPGRAVVDVGCGTGRAVSELGAGAVGIDTDPTMLDAARARFPGIDVREADAAALPFADASVLGYRADKVYHVLPDPDAALAEARRVLAPGGRIVLVGQDWDAVVIESGLPAVTRRIVHARADTIEHPRIARSYRNLLLDHGFDDVTLTVHTAVFTEPGVRKLLTGHAEAALEAGAITAAEADAWLADQARRAETGRLLLVIPMFLAAATRPRPSAASR
- a CDS encoding COG4315 family predicted lipoprotein encodes the protein MRKIYVTAILAAGLAGVSACGSQGAPEPAPAAATQAIQDNGQDAQNGQGTQPPPNPQGPGELPDLAGIEANPPVDEQPVANEAEAANQAETANQAQKKAPTVAKTQRWVKIFSGPSDKDITPPRSRTKGSKTVELNATENEQIGTYVTDGAGRTLYRFDNDSNKPPKSNCNGDCATAWPPLLIKSPGKIFPDGIDPKIVGYVERADGTCQVTINGWPVYFFVDDAKAGDINGQGLNGKWFAIRPDGGKTAAAPGPLSSSGTK